The proteins below come from a single Methanocalculus natronophilus genomic window:
- a CDS encoding YggT family protein, with product MFFQIVYTLLNIYFFMIIAYVLLSWIPEIRNSNFYAILHQIVDPYMRVFRGILVFGGMDFTPIIGLMILRFFLLFMNSFMQTL from the coding sequence ATGTTTTTCCAAATTGTGTATACCTTATTAAATATTTATTTCTTTATGATTATAGCTTATGTCTTATTAAGTTGGATTCCTGAAATTAGAAACTCTAATTTTTATGCCATATTACATCAGATTGTTGATCCTTACATGCGTGTTTTTAGAGGCATTTTAGTGTTTGGTGGCATGGACTTTACCCCGATTATAGGTTTGATGATTTTAAGGTTTTTCTTACTTTTTATGAACAGTTTTATGCAAACATTATAA